One segment of Sander vitreus isolate 19-12246 chromosome 20, sanVit1, whole genome shotgun sequence DNA contains the following:
- the senp2 gene encoding sentrin-specific protease 2 isoform X1, with the protein MYGWIVDGISSLFEPVSGQTPTEWPGKGNVSENVPTRPGVKAGAQRQDSHGRPAKRNYQSVDVADGVCQSDQVEVKRRRLDVVISFVKKTLTGVAGLLRLRKTTRCEKSRHYEETQPITLMGIDELHTSWLNSTEWRMSKPVSGVNERSGKNPFQSSSPPLMRKYSGAGLPDRGKDRERRGSLQLLPSRPALRVGTTNPDPTCNGFGHNRCYKPSLTVEEAIKQNNKEHYRRLLEMVTEKYSKSKPLPFTQTKPKDESLSQGDHKTAASGKAFESVPRKTGYTAAPSVFTWRNASATKDRRGSLTTFTHSKTFSGALENTQPARCAKQEQAADLDLSTEVATRLNLVDKETPAVSLPDTHSAHTWHSDDDIPRLTKEMTVEVSCALAQSDPNLVLSAAFKLRITQRDLATLQEGGWLNDEVINFYLSLVMERCSGEAAGLKIYSFSTFFFPKLRGGGGGQAGGHTAVKRWTKAVDLFLFDLILVPLHLGVHWAMAVIDLKSKTVKSYDSMGQRHDDLCGLLLLYLKEEHKAKKGRELDSAKWTFGSLRPTEIPQQKNGSDCGVFACKYADYIAKGRPLTFKQCHMPLFRKLMIWEILNQKLL; encoded by the exons atgtatggatggatagTTGACGGAATATCGTCGCTGTTTGAGCCCGTTAGTGGGCAAACCCCCACCGAGTGGCCCGGGAAAGGTAACGTTAGCGAGAACGTACCCACGCGACCTGGCGTGAAAGCGGGAGCACAGCGGCAGGATAGCCACGGCAGACCGGCTAAACGGAACTACCAGAG TGTTGATGTTGCAGACGGTGTTTGCCAGAGTGACCAGGTAGAGGTGAAAAGACGGAGGCTAG ATGTAGTCATTAGCTTTGTGAAGAAGACGCTGACTGGGGTAGCAGGTCTGCTCAGGCTGCGGAAAACGACTAGATGTGAGAAGAGCAGACATTATGAAGAGACGCAG CCTATTACGCTGATGGGGATAGATGAGCTCCACACCTCATGGCTGAACAGTACTGAGTGGAGAATGA GTAAACCAGTAAGTGGAGTGAATGAGAGGAGTGGGAAGAATCCCTTTCAGAGCTCCTCACCTCCTTTAATGAGGAAATACAG TGGGGCAGGGCTCCCTGACAGGGGGAAagacagggagaggagaggCTCCCTCCAGCTGCTACCATCCAGACCTGCTCTGAGGGTGGGAACCACTAACCCTGATCCAACTTGCAATGGATTTGGACACAACCGCTGCTACAAGCCCAGTCTTACTGTGGAAGAG GCCATAAAGCAGAACAATAAGGAGCACTACAGGCGCTTACTGGAGATGGTGACTGAGAAATACAGCAAAAGCAAACCACTACCTTTTACCCAAACAAAACCGAAAGA TGAGTCGCTTTCACAGGGTGATCACAAAACTGCTGCTTCAGGAAAAGCCTTTGAATCTGTGCCCAGGAAGACGGGATACACAG CTGCCCCAAGTGTATTTACATGGAGAAATGCATCTGCAACCAAGGACAG GCGTGGTAGTTTgaccacattcacacacagtaaGACATTCAGTGGAGCCCTTGAGAACACACAGCCAGCTAGATGTGCAAAG CAGGAACAGGCAGCAGATTTGGACCTTTCTACAGAAGTAGCTACTCGCCTCAATCTAGTGGACAAAGAGACTCCTGCTGTCAGTCTCCCTGACACACATTCTGCACATACATGGCACAGCGATGACGACATACCCAGACTCACCAAG GAAATGACAGTGGAGGTGAGTTGTGCTCTGGCTCAGAGTGATCCCAACCTGGTTCTCAGTGCGGCTTTCAAACTACGCATCACACAGAGAGACCTGGCCACACTGCAGGAAGGCGGCTGGCTCAATGATGAG GTGATAAACTTCTACCTGTCCCTTGTCATGGAGCGTTGCTCTGGGGAAGCAGCAGGATTAAAAATCTACTCGTTCAGCACCTTCTTCTTCCCGAAGCTGCGGGGTGGAGGAGGCGGGCAGGCTGGAGGACACACTGCTGTGAAGCGCTGGACCAAGGCTGTCGACCTTTTCCTCTTCGACCTCATCCTGGTCCCTCTGCACCTCGGTGTCCACTGGGCAATGGCT gtgattgatttaaagtccAAGACAGTGAAGTCATATGACTCGATGGGCCAGAGACACGATGACCTCTGTGGTCTTTTACT ACTCTACCTTAAAGAGGAGCACAAAGCAAAGAAAGGCAGAGAGCTTGACAGCGCCAAATGGACTTTTGGAAGCTTAAGGCCCACT GAGATTCCACAGCAGAAAAATGGCAGTGACTGTGGTGTTTTTGCCTGTAAATATGCTGACTATATTGCAAAAGGAAGGCCTCTCACCTTTAAACAA TGCCACATGCCTCTCTTCAGGAAATTAATGATTTGGGAAATCCTCAATCAGAAGCTGCTATAG
- the LOC144535296 gene encoding transformer-2 protein homolog alpha-like isoform X2, whose translation MSDNEKDFREQDSRPGSRSASPQGSAKSTSRSPAHSKDGSRRSRSRSRSRSKSKSRSRSHRSSRRHYSRSRSRSHRRRSRSRSRSWEYRRHRSHSRSPMSNRRRHIGNRANPDPNNCLGVFGLSLYTTERDLREVFSKYGPLSAVNIVYDQQSRRSRGFAFVYFETSEDSKEAKERANGMELDGRRIRVDFSITKRAHTPTPGIYMGRPTYGGGGGGGGGSSSSSGGSSRRASRDCDRGYDRGYDRGYDRDYDRYDDRDYKSCRRRSPSPYYSRGYRSRSRSRSYSPRHY comes from the exons ATGAGCGACAACGAGAAAGATTTTAGGGAGCAG GACTCGCGGCCTGGCTCGAGGAGTGCATCCCCTCAGGGCTCGGCAAAATCCACCAGCCGCTCACCTGCACACTCAAAAGATGGCTCCCGCCGCTCCAGGTCCAGATCCCGGTCTCGATCCAAATCCAAATCCAG GTCTCGTTCCCATCGCAGCTCACGGAGGCACTACTCCCGCTCTCGTTCCCGTTCCCACCGACGCCGCTCTAGGAGCCGATCTCGTAGCTGGGAGTACCGCCGGCATAGGAGCCATAGCCGATCCCCCATGTCAAATCGTCGCAGACACATTGGCAACAGG GCAAATCCAGACCCCAACAACTGTCTGGGTGTGTTTGGACTGAGTCTGTACACCACTGAGAGGGACCTGAGGGAGGTTTTCTCAAAATACGGCCCTTTGAGTGCCGTCAACATTGTGTATGACCAGCAGTCGCGTCGCTCAAGAGGCTTTGCCTTTGTCTACTTTGAAACCTCTGAGGACTCCAAGGAG GCCAAGGAGCGTGCTAACGGGATGGAGCTTGATGGGCGCAGGATCCGAGTGGATTTCTCCATCACAAAACGAGCCCATACACCCACTCCTGGAATCTACATGGGACGTCCCACTTA tggtggtggtggtggtggtgggggtggtagtagtagcagcagtggCGGTTCATCGCGGCGTGCCTCGAGGGACTGCGACAGGGGCTACGACAGAGGTTATGACAGAGGTTATGATCGTGACTATGATCGCTATGACGACCGAGATTACAAATCATGCAG GCGCAGATCTCCATCTCCTTACTATAGCAGAGGGTACCGCTCAAGATCCCGATCTCGCTCCTACTCGCCAC GTCACTACTGA
- the LOC144535296 gene encoding transformer-2 protein homolog alpha-like isoform X3: MDSRPGSRSASPQGSAKSTSRSPAHSKDGSRRSRSRSRSRSKSKSRSRSHRSSRRHYSRSRSRSHRRRSRSRSRSWEYRRHRSHSRSPMSNRRRHIGNRANPDPNNCLGVFGLSLYTTERDLREVFSKYGPLSAVNIVYDQQSRRSRGFAFVYFETSEDSKEAKERANGMELDGRRIRVDFSITKRAHTPTPGIYMGRPTYGGGGGGGGGSSSSSGGSSRRASRDCDRGYDRGYDRGYDRDYDRYDDRDYKSCRRRSPSPYYSRGYRSRSRSRSYSPRHY, from the exons ATG GACTCGCGGCCTGGCTCGAGGAGTGCATCCCCTCAGGGCTCGGCAAAATCCACCAGCCGCTCACCTGCACACTCAAAAGATGGCTCCCGCCGCTCCAGGTCCAGATCCCGGTCTCGATCCAAATCCAAATCCAG GTCTCGTTCCCATCGCAGCTCACGGAGGCACTACTCCCGCTCTCGTTCCCGTTCCCACCGACGCCGCTCTAGGAGCCGATCTCGTAGCTGGGAGTACCGCCGGCATAGGAGCCATAGCCGATCCCCCATGTCAAATCGTCGCAGACACATTGGCAACAGG GCAAATCCAGACCCCAACAACTGTCTGGGTGTGTTTGGACTGAGTCTGTACACCACTGAGAGGGACCTGAGGGAGGTTTTCTCAAAATACGGCCCTTTGAGTGCCGTCAACATTGTGTATGACCAGCAGTCGCGTCGCTCAAGAGGCTTTGCCTTTGTCTACTTTGAAACCTCTGAGGACTCCAAGGAG GCCAAGGAGCGTGCTAACGGGATGGAGCTTGATGGGCGCAGGATCCGAGTGGATTTCTCCATCACAAAACGAGCCCATACACCCACTCCTGGAATCTACATGGGACGTCCCACTTA tggtggtggtggtggtggtgggggtggtagtagtagcagcagtggCGGTTCATCGCGGCGTGCCTCGAGGGACTGCGACAGGGGCTACGACAGAGGTTATGACAGAGGTTATGATCGTGACTATGATCGCTATGACGACCGAGATTACAAATCATGCAG GCGCAGATCTCCATCTCCTTACTATAGCAGAGGGTACCGCTCAAGATCCCGATCTCGCTCCTACTCGCCAC GTCACTACTGA
- the senp2 gene encoding sentrin-specific protease 2 isoform X2 has product MYGWIVDGISSLFEPVSGQTPTEWPGKGNVSENVPTRPGVKAGAQRQDSHGRPAKRNYQSVDVADGVCQSDQVEVKRRRLDVVISFVKKTLTGVAGLLRLRKTTRCEKSRHYEETQPITLMGIDELHTSWLNSTEWRMSKPVSGVNERSGKNPFQSSSPPLMRKYSGAGLPDRGKDRERRGSLQLLPSRPALRVGTTNPDPTCNGFGHNRCYKPSLTVEEAIKQNNKEHYRRLLEMVTEKYSKSKPLPFTQTKPKDESLSQGDHKTAASGKAFESVPRKTGYTAAPSVFTWRNASATKDRRGSLTTFTHSKTFSGALENTQPARCAKEQAADLDLSTEVATRLNLVDKETPAVSLPDTHSAHTWHSDDDIPRLTKEMTVEVSCALAQSDPNLVLSAAFKLRITQRDLATLQEGGWLNDEVINFYLSLVMERCSGEAAGLKIYSFSTFFFPKLRGGGGGQAGGHTAVKRWTKAVDLFLFDLILVPLHLGVHWAMAVIDLKSKTVKSYDSMGQRHDDLCGLLLLYLKEEHKAKKGRELDSAKWTFGSLRPTEIPQQKNGSDCGVFACKYADYIAKGRPLTFKQCHMPLFRKLMIWEILNQKLL; this is encoded by the exons atgtatggatggatagTTGACGGAATATCGTCGCTGTTTGAGCCCGTTAGTGGGCAAACCCCCACCGAGTGGCCCGGGAAAGGTAACGTTAGCGAGAACGTACCCACGCGACCTGGCGTGAAAGCGGGAGCACAGCGGCAGGATAGCCACGGCAGACCGGCTAAACGGAACTACCAGAG TGTTGATGTTGCAGACGGTGTTTGCCAGAGTGACCAGGTAGAGGTGAAAAGACGGAGGCTAG ATGTAGTCATTAGCTTTGTGAAGAAGACGCTGACTGGGGTAGCAGGTCTGCTCAGGCTGCGGAAAACGACTAGATGTGAGAAGAGCAGACATTATGAAGAGACGCAG CCTATTACGCTGATGGGGATAGATGAGCTCCACACCTCATGGCTGAACAGTACTGAGTGGAGAATGA GTAAACCAGTAAGTGGAGTGAATGAGAGGAGTGGGAAGAATCCCTTTCAGAGCTCCTCACCTCCTTTAATGAGGAAATACAG TGGGGCAGGGCTCCCTGACAGGGGGAAagacagggagaggagaggCTCCCTCCAGCTGCTACCATCCAGACCTGCTCTGAGGGTGGGAACCACTAACCCTGATCCAACTTGCAATGGATTTGGACACAACCGCTGCTACAAGCCCAGTCTTACTGTGGAAGAG GCCATAAAGCAGAACAATAAGGAGCACTACAGGCGCTTACTGGAGATGGTGACTGAGAAATACAGCAAAAGCAAACCACTACCTTTTACCCAAACAAAACCGAAAGA TGAGTCGCTTTCACAGGGTGATCACAAAACTGCTGCTTCAGGAAAAGCCTTTGAATCTGTGCCCAGGAAGACGGGATACACAG CTGCCCCAAGTGTATTTACATGGAGAAATGCATCTGCAACCAAGGACAG GCGTGGTAGTTTgaccacattcacacacagtaaGACATTCAGTGGAGCCCTTGAGAACACACAGCCAGCTAGATGTGCAAAG GAACAGGCAGCAGATTTGGACCTTTCTACAGAAGTAGCTACTCGCCTCAATCTAGTGGACAAAGAGACTCCTGCTGTCAGTCTCCCTGACACACATTCTGCACATACATGGCACAGCGATGACGACATACCCAGACTCACCAAG GAAATGACAGTGGAGGTGAGTTGTGCTCTGGCTCAGAGTGATCCCAACCTGGTTCTCAGTGCGGCTTTCAAACTACGCATCACACAGAGAGACCTGGCCACACTGCAGGAAGGCGGCTGGCTCAATGATGAG GTGATAAACTTCTACCTGTCCCTTGTCATGGAGCGTTGCTCTGGGGAAGCAGCAGGATTAAAAATCTACTCGTTCAGCACCTTCTTCTTCCCGAAGCTGCGGGGTGGAGGAGGCGGGCAGGCTGGAGGACACACTGCTGTGAAGCGCTGGACCAAGGCTGTCGACCTTTTCCTCTTCGACCTCATCCTGGTCCCTCTGCACCTCGGTGTCCACTGGGCAATGGCT gtgattgatttaaagtccAAGACAGTGAAGTCATATGACTCGATGGGCCAGAGACACGATGACCTCTGTGGTCTTTTACT ACTCTACCTTAAAGAGGAGCACAAAGCAAAGAAAGGCAGAGAGCTTGACAGCGCCAAATGGACTTTTGGAAGCTTAAGGCCCACT GAGATTCCACAGCAGAAAAATGGCAGTGACTGTGGTGTTTTTGCCTGTAAATATGCTGACTATATTGCAAAAGGAAGGCCTCTCACCTTTAAACAA TGCCACATGCCTCTCTTCAGGAAATTAATGATTTGGGAAATCCTCAATCAGAAGCTGCTATAG
- the LOC144535296 gene encoding transformer-2 protein homolog alpha-like isoform X1 — protein MSDNEKDFREQVEVGRKKKAEDVSDDSRPGSRSASPQGSAKSTSRSPAHSKDGSRRSRSRSRSRSKSKSRSRSHRSSRRHYSRSRSRSHRRRSRSRSRSWEYRRHRSHSRSPMSNRRRHIGNRANPDPNNCLGVFGLSLYTTERDLREVFSKYGPLSAVNIVYDQQSRRSRGFAFVYFETSEDSKEAKERANGMELDGRRIRVDFSITKRAHTPTPGIYMGRPTYGGGGGGGGGSSSSSGGSSRRASRDCDRGYDRGYDRGYDRDYDRYDDRDYKSCRRRSPSPYYSRGYRSRSRSRSYSPRHY, from the exons ATGAGCGACAACGAGAAAGATTTTAGGGAGCAG GTTGAGgttggaagaaagaaaaaggcgGAAGACGTTTCAGAT GACTCGCGGCCTGGCTCGAGGAGTGCATCCCCTCAGGGCTCGGCAAAATCCACCAGCCGCTCACCTGCACACTCAAAAGATGGCTCCCGCCGCTCCAGGTCCAGATCCCGGTCTCGATCCAAATCCAAATCCAG GTCTCGTTCCCATCGCAGCTCACGGAGGCACTACTCCCGCTCTCGTTCCCGTTCCCACCGACGCCGCTCTAGGAGCCGATCTCGTAGCTGGGAGTACCGCCGGCATAGGAGCCATAGCCGATCCCCCATGTCAAATCGTCGCAGACACATTGGCAACAGG GCAAATCCAGACCCCAACAACTGTCTGGGTGTGTTTGGACTGAGTCTGTACACCACTGAGAGGGACCTGAGGGAGGTTTTCTCAAAATACGGCCCTTTGAGTGCCGTCAACATTGTGTATGACCAGCAGTCGCGTCGCTCAAGAGGCTTTGCCTTTGTCTACTTTGAAACCTCTGAGGACTCCAAGGAG GCCAAGGAGCGTGCTAACGGGATGGAGCTTGATGGGCGCAGGATCCGAGTGGATTTCTCCATCACAAAACGAGCCCATACACCCACTCCTGGAATCTACATGGGACGTCCCACTTA tggtggtggtggtggtggtgggggtggtagtagtagcagcagtggCGGTTCATCGCGGCGTGCCTCGAGGGACTGCGACAGGGGCTACGACAGAGGTTATGACAGAGGTTATGATCGTGACTATGATCGCTATGACGACCGAGATTACAAATCATGCAG GCGCAGATCTCCATCTCCTTACTATAGCAGAGGGTACCGCTCAAGATCCCGATCTCGCTCCTACTCGCCAC GTCACTACTGA